From Rhododendron vialii isolate Sample 1 chromosome 10a, ASM3025357v1, the proteins below share one genomic window:
- the LOC131304468 gene encoding transcription initiation factor TFIID subunit 8-like — protein MSDGGGESGRDNNERSKTKNRSDDFARAIAKIAVAQVCESVGFQIFQQSALNTLSDVAVRYIREIGKTANNYSNLAGRAESNVFDIIQGLEDLGSWQGFSGASDIDRCLAGSGVVQEIIQYVGESEEIPFAYSIPEFPVVKDRNPNPSFGQVGETLPDDHIPLWLPVFPDPQAFLNSPSRNDRELDTQMVEIKHGKEQRNVERSLLNLQQHLACNGSDVPTAFDPSDAAKAKQAAESNQFLAAPLRFGEKEVSSMELPPQVLNETAARSDELVQNHVSRLETFTPAIEAMESTLCNSEGGWVEVQTEEGREEVPLNTRATVQFKFGTRKKSLGPSINSWFGDNNEKSDKKRRAEQVLKESTEDTKELAQL, from the coding sequence ATGAGCGATGGAGGTGGGGAGAGTGGAAGAGACAATAATGAGCGGAGCAAAACGAAGAATCGTAGTGACGATTTTGCCCGAGCTATTGCCAAGATTGCGGTAGCGCAAGTGTGCGAAAGTGTAGGGTTCCAGATCTTCCAGCAGTCTGCCCTTAACACGCTGTCCGATGTGGCGGTTAGGTACATTCGGGAAATAGGAAAGACGGCAAATAACTACTCGAATTTGGCCGGTAGAGCGGAGAGTAACGTGTTTGATATAATTCAGGGGTTGGAAGATTTGGGATCATGGCAGGGGTTTTCGGGTGCTTCGGATATTGATCGTTGTCTTGCTGGTTCAGGTGTAGTTCAGGAGATCATTCAGTACGTGGGTGAATCGGAGGAAATTCCATTTGCATATTCAATTCCTGAGTTTCCGGTTGTTAAGGACCGAAACCCCAACCCTAGTTTTGGACAAGTTGGAGAAACATTACCGGATGACCATATTCCCCTGTGGTTGCCTGTGTTTCCTGATCCCCAGGCTTTTTTGAACTCGCCCTCACGTAATGACAGAGAACTAGACACACAGATGGTTGAAATTAAGCATGGTAAAGAGCAGAGAAATGTGGAACGGTCCTTGTTGAATTTGCAGCAGCACTTGGCTTGTAATGGGTCTGATGTACCAACCGCTTTTGACCCCTCTGATGCTGCAAAGGCTAAACAAGCAGCTGAAAGTAACCAATTTCTTGCGGCCCCTTTGAGATTTGGAGAGAAGGAAGTGTCTTCTATGGAGCTTCCGCCTCAAGTCTTGAATGAAACTGCAGCAAGAAGTGACGAGCTTGTGCAAAATCATGTTTCCAGGTTGGAGACATTTACCCCGGCTATTGAAGCAATGGAGAGCACACTATGCAATTCTGAAGGCGGGTGGGTAGAGGTTCAGACTGAAGAGGGGAGGGAAGAGGTTCCTCTGAACACACGGGCAACCGTACAGTTTAAGTTTGGGACTCGGAAGAAGTCCTTAGGTCCATCAATCAACTCCTGGTTCGGTGACAATAATGAAAAGAGTGACAAGAAAAGGAGGGCCGAGCAAGTTCTGAAAGAATCTACAGAAGACACGAAAGAATTGGCTCAGTTGTAA
- the LOC131304469 gene encoding anaphase-promoting complex subunit 2-like isoform X2, whose translation MVVEDATSSVCDLGILDSLNGDAVREIMETWNGYCFATEAALLNGRGDLSFESKLVSQARNLCKYGLESLVEEHFAGLLEETFEKNGASKFWEHFDVYSNVAAREMIMDRIQKDSIQQVLCKALEEISMEKQYQEKCLLLLIDVVQPYKDSTPEKRQNSGGTERLHLLSKYQSMVSSVLMATLPPHFPEILHWYFKGMLEEFSTIMADDCEDDSESHDKDEKSKLPYRTGDMDVEGCYRQNRLLQVVKNVGIVVHDLRNLGFTSMAEDAYASAIFLLLKATVHNLAGDDYRSSALESIKGWIQAVPLQFLHALLAYLGDSINYDDAPSSGLKSPLVSRPSSCYAGIDSSSEGLVRWQLRLEYFAYETLQDLRIAKLFEIIVDYPDSSPAIEDLKQCLEYTGQHSKLVVSFISALRYRLLTAGASTNDLLHLYVSTIKALRTINPAGVFLEAVGEPIREYLKGRKDTIKCIVTMLTDGTGRNSNGPGNTGDSLLEELNRDEESQVNTGVDDDFNTDDKQAWINAHCWEPDPVEADPLKGSRNQRKVDILGMIVSIIGSKDQLVNEYRVMLAEKLLNKSDYDIDAEIRTLELLKIHFGESSMQRCEIMLNDLIDSKRTNANLKATILQRSQTGAEAVGENGVSLDILNATIISSNFWPPTQDESFNIPEPVDRLLSDYAKRFNEVKTPRKLLWKKNLGTVKLELQFEDRSLKFTVTPLHASIITQFQDQTSWTAKNLSAAIGLPIDVLHRRINFWISKGILSESLGADSNDHIFTLVDGTADTSKTGANTGGYEELVVGDDDGDRSVASVEDQLHKEMAVYEKFVIMMLRSLGGMESHKIHNKLKMFYVADPRYDKSPQQLESFLSGLVAEDKLELIHGGIYKPV comes from the exons ATGGTGGTAGAAGACGCGACCTCATCGGTTTGCGACCTGGGGATTTTGGACTCCCTAAACGGCGACGCTGTCCGAGAAATTATGGAGACCTGGAACGGCTACTGCTTCGCAACGGAAGCAGCTCTGTTGAATGGCAGAGGTGATCTTTCGTTTGAGTCGAAGCTCGTTTCGCAGGCTCGCAATCTCTGCAAGTACGGCCTCGAGTCACTGGTCGAAGAACATTTCGCTGGCCTCCTTGag GAAACTTTTGAGAAGAATGGAGCATCAAAGTTTTGGGAGCATTTTGATGTGTACAGCAATGTGGCCGCTCGAGAGATGATCATGGACCGT ATTCAGAAGGATAGCATTCAGCAAGTATTATGTAAAGCTTTGGAAGAAATATCAATGGAGAAACAGTATCAAGAAAAATGCCTGTTACTGCTAATTGATGTTGTACAGCCATACAAAGATAGTACGCCTGAGAAGAGACAAAACTCAGGAGGCACTGAAAGACTCCACCTTTTATCTAAATATCAGTCAATGGTGTCTTCGGTTCTCATGGCTACTCTTCCTCCTCATTTTCCTG AGATACTCCACTGGTACTTTAAGGGAATGCTGGAGGAGTTCAGTACAATTATGGCTGATGATTGTGAAGATGATAGTGAATCCCATGATAAAGATGAGAAAAGTAAACTACCTTACAGAACTGGTGACATGGATGTCGAAGGATGCTATCGCCAAAATAGGCTTCTGCAAGTAGTGAAAAACGTTGGGATTGTTGTCCATGATCTCAGAAATCTTGGATTTACATCTATGGCTGAAGATGCTTATGCTTCTGctatatttttacttttgaag GCTACAGTTCACAATCTGGCCGGTGACGACTATAGAAGCTCTGCTTTGGAGTCCATTAAAGGGTGGATACAG GCTGTGCCTCTGCAGTTCTTGCACGCACTTCTTGCTTACCTTGGTGACTCCATCAATTATGATGATGCCCCTTCTTCGGGTCTGAAATCACCTTTAGTATCACGTCCATCTTCATGCTATGCTGGAATAGACAGTTCCTCAGAAGGACTCGTTAGATGGCAGTTGCGTCTGGAGTATTTTGCATATGAAACATTGCAAGACTTAAGAATTGCCAAACTTTTCGAGATTATTGTAGACTACCCTGACAG CTCTCCGGCTATTGAAGACTTGAAACAGTGCCTTGAATATACTGGACAACACTCAAAGCTCGTGGTTTCATTTATATCTGCGTTAAGATATCGTTTGCTTACAGCTGGTGCTTCAACCAATGATTTATTGCACCTGTATGTTTCCACTATTAAAGCACTTAGGACAATAAACCCTGCGGGTGTTTTTCTAGAAGCTGTTGGCGAACCAATAAGGGAGTACCTGAAGGGGAGGAAAGACACAATTAAATGCATTGTGACCATGCTCACTGATGGGACAGGTAGGAATTCCAACGGCCCAGGAAATACAGGCGATAGCCTTCTTGAAGAATTAAACAGAGATGAAGAAAGCCAAGTAAACACTGGTGTAGATGACGATTTCAACACTGATGACAAACAGGCGTGGATCAATGCCCACTG CTGGGAGCCTGACCCTGTAGAGGCTGATCCATTGAAAGGTAGCAGGAATCAAAGGAAGGTTGACATACTTGGCATGATTGTTAGCATTATTGGTTCAAAAGATCAGCTAGTTAATGAATATCGTGTTATGCTAGCTGAAAAGCTGCTAAACAAATCGGACTATGACATAGATGCAGAAATACGTACTTTGGAACTCCTCAAG ATACATTTTGGAGAGAGCAGCATGCAAAGGTGTGAAATAATGCTTAATGATCTGATTGATTCAAAAAGGACAAACGCGAATTTAAAAGCTACCATACTGCAGAGATCTCAAACAG GAGCGGAGGCAGTGGGGGAAAATGGTGTTTCTCTGGATATATTGAATGCTACGATTATATCTTCAAATTTCTGGCCTCCTACCCAG GATGAATCATTTAACATACCGGAACCTGTGGACCGACTGCTTAGCGACTATGCTAAAAGGTTCAATGAGGTCAAGACCCCTCGTAAGCTACTATGGAAGAAAAATCTCGGTACAGTGAAG TTGGAGTTGCAATTTGAAGATAGATCCCTAAAGTTCACAGTCACTCCTTTGCATGCCTCAATAATTACTCAATTTCAAGACCAGACAAG CTGGACCGCTAAGAATCTTTCAGCTGCTATTGGGCTACCCATTGATGTACTTCATCGCAGAATAAATTTCTGGATAAGCAAG GGAATTCTTTCGGAATCATTGGGAGCAGACTCTAATGACCACATATTTACCCTGGTGGATGGCACTGCTGACACTAGCAAGACTGGTGCTAATACTGGCGGCTATGAGGAGCTTGTAGTGGGTGATGACGACGGAGACAGATCAGTGGCCTCTGTCGAGGATCAACTACACAAAGAAATGGCTGTTTATGAG AAATTTGTCATAATGATGCTAAGAAGTTTAGGGGGCATGGAATCGCATAAAATTCACAACAAGCTCAAG ATGTTTTATGTAGCTGATCCTCGGTATGACAAGTCTCCCCAACAGCTAGAAAGCTTCTTATCTGGTCTAGTTGCAGAAGATAAATTAGAGCTAATACATGGCGGAATATACAAGCCTGTCTAA
- the LOC131304469 gene encoding anaphase-promoting complex subunit 2-like isoform X1, which produces MVVEDATSSVCDLGILDSLNGDAVREIMETWNGYCFATEAALLNGRGDLSFESKLVSQARNLCKYGLESLVEEHFAGLLEETFEKNGASKFWEHFDVYSNVAAREMIMDRKDSIQQVLCKALEEISMEKQYQEKCLLLLIDVVQPYKDSTPEKRQNSGGTERLHLLSKYQSMVSSVLMATLPPHFPEILHWYFKGMLEEFSTIMADDCEDDSESHDKDEKSKLPYRTGDMDVEGCYRQNRLLQVVKNVGIVVHDLRNLGFTSMAEDAYASAIFLLLKATVHNLAGDDYRSSALESIKGWIQAVPLQFLHALLAYLGDSINYDDAPSSGLKSPLVSRPSSCYAGIDSSSEGLVRWQLRLEYFAYETLQDLRIAKLFEIIVDYPDSSPAIEDLKQCLEYTGQHSKLVVSFISALRYRLLTAGASTNDLLHLYVSTIKALRTINPAGVFLEAVGEPIREYLKGRKDTIKCIVTMLTDGTGRNSNGPGNTGDSLLEELNRDEESQVNTGVDDDFNTDDKQAWINAHCWEPDPVEADPLKGSRNQRKVDILGMIVSIIGSKDQLVNEYRVMLAEKLLNKSDYDIDAEIRTLELLKIHFGESSMQRCEIMLNDLIDSKRTNANLKATILQRSQTGAEAVGENGVSLDILNATIISSNFWPPTQDESFNIPEPVDRLLSDYAKRFNEVKTPRKLLWKKNLGTVKLELQFEDRSLKFTVTPLHASIITQFQDQTSWTAKNLSAAIGLPIDVLHRRINFWISKGILSESLGADSNDHIFTLVDGTADTSKTGANTGGYEELVVGDDDGDRSVASVEDQLHKEMAVYEKFVIMMLRSLGGMESHKIHNKLKMFYVADPRYDKSPQQLESFLSGLVAEDKLELIHGGIYKPV; this is translated from the exons ATGGTGGTAGAAGACGCGACCTCATCGGTTTGCGACCTGGGGATTTTGGACTCCCTAAACGGCGACGCTGTCCGAGAAATTATGGAGACCTGGAACGGCTACTGCTTCGCAACGGAAGCAGCTCTGTTGAATGGCAGAGGTGATCTTTCGTTTGAGTCGAAGCTCGTTTCGCAGGCTCGCAATCTCTGCAAGTACGGCCTCGAGTCACTGGTCGAAGAACATTTCGCTGGCCTCCTTGag GAAACTTTTGAGAAGAATGGAGCATCAAAGTTTTGGGAGCATTTTGATGTGTACAGCAATGTGGCCGCTCGAGAGATGATCATGGACCGT AAGGATAGCATTCAGCAAGTATTATGTAAAGCTTTGGAAGAAATATCAATGGAGAAACAGTATCAAGAAAAATGCCTGTTACTGCTAATTGATGTTGTACAGCCATACAAAGATAGTACGCCTGAGAAGAGACAAAACTCAGGAGGCACTGAAAGACTCCACCTTTTATCTAAATATCAGTCAATGGTGTCTTCGGTTCTCATGGCTACTCTTCCTCCTCATTTTCCTG AGATACTCCACTGGTACTTTAAGGGAATGCTGGAGGAGTTCAGTACAATTATGGCTGATGATTGTGAAGATGATAGTGAATCCCATGATAAAGATGAGAAAAGTAAACTACCTTACAGAACTGGTGACATGGATGTCGAAGGATGCTATCGCCAAAATAGGCTTCTGCAAGTAGTGAAAAACGTTGGGATTGTTGTCCATGATCTCAGAAATCTTGGATTTACATCTATGGCTGAAGATGCTTATGCTTCTGctatatttttacttttgaag GCTACAGTTCACAATCTGGCCGGTGACGACTATAGAAGCTCTGCTTTGGAGTCCATTAAAGGGTGGATACAG GCTGTGCCTCTGCAGTTCTTGCACGCACTTCTTGCTTACCTTGGTGACTCCATCAATTATGATGATGCCCCTTCTTCGGGTCTGAAATCACCTTTAGTATCACGTCCATCTTCATGCTATGCTGGAATAGACAGTTCCTCAGAAGGACTCGTTAGATGGCAGTTGCGTCTGGAGTATTTTGCATATGAAACATTGCAAGACTTAAGAATTGCCAAACTTTTCGAGATTATTGTAGACTACCCTGACAG CTCTCCGGCTATTGAAGACTTGAAACAGTGCCTTGAATATACTGGACAACACTCAAAGCTCGTGGTTTCATTTATATCTGCGTTAAGATATCGTTTGCTTACAGCTGGTGCTTCAACCAATGATTTATTGCACCTGTATGTTTCCACTATTAAAGCACTTAGGACAATAAACCCTGCGGGTGTTTTTCTAGAAGCTGTTGGCGAACCAATAAGGGAGTACCTGAAGGGGAGGAAAGACACAATTAAATGCATTGTGACCATGCTCACTGATGGGACAGGTAGGAATTCCAACGGCCCAGGAAATACAGGCGATAGCCTTCTTGAAGAATTAAACAGAGATGAAGAAAGCCAAGTAAACACTGGTGTAGATGACGATTTCAACACTGATGACAAACAGGCGTGGATCAATGCCCACTG CTGGGAGCCTGACCCTGTAGAGGCTGATCCATTGAAAGGTAGCAGGAATCAAAGGAAGGTTGACATACTTGGCATGATTGTTAGCATTATTGGTTCAAAAGATCAGCTAGTTAATGAATATCGTGTTATGCTAGCTGAAAAGCTGCTAAACAAATCGGACTATGACATAGATGCAGAAATACGTACTTTGGAACTCCTCAAG ATACATTTTGGAGAGAGCAGCATGCAAAGGTGTGAAATAATGCTTAATGATCTGATTGATTCAAAAAGGACAAACGCGAATTTAAAAGCTACCATACTGCAGAGATCTCAAACAG GAGCGGAGGCAGTGGGGGAAAATGGTGTTTCTCTGGATATATTGAATGCTACGATTATATCTTCAAATTTCTGGCCTCCTACCCAG GATGAATCATTTAACATACCGGAACCTGTGGACCGACTGCTTAGCGACTATGCTAAAAGGTTCAATGAGGTCAAGACCCCTCGTAAGCTACTATGGAAGAAAAATCTCGGTACAGTGAAG TTGGAGTTGCAATTTGAAGATAGATCCCTAAAGTTCACAGTCACTCCTTTGCATGCCTCAATAATTACTCAATTTCAAGACCAGACAAG CTGGACCGCTAAGAATCTTTCAGCTGCTATTGGGCTACCCATTGATGTACTTCATCGCAGAATAAATTTCTGGATAAGCAAG GGAATTCTTTCGGAATCATTGGGAGCAGACTCTAATGACCACATATTTACCCTGGTGGATGGCACTGCTGACACTAGCAAGACTGGTGCTAATACTGGCGGCTATGAGGAGCTTGTAGTGGGTGATGACGACGGAGACAGATCAGTGGCCTCTGTCGAGGATCAACTACACAAAGAAATGGCTGTTTATGAG AAATTTGTCATAATGATGCTAAGAAGTTTAGGGGGCATGGAATCGCATAAAATTCACAACAAGCTCAAG ATGTTTTATGTAGCTGATCCTCGGTATGACAAGTCTCCCCAACAGCTAGAAAGCTTCTTATCTGGTCTAGTTGCAGAAGATAAATTAGAGCTAATACATGGCGGAATATACAAGCCTGTCTAA
- the LOC131304470 gene encoding protein LONGIFOLIA 2-like produces MSGKVLHSLTDENPDLHKQVGCMNGMFQVFNRRHFLTGRRIGSRDNKRLPPVQSGNHGMEPDSTMQKTMEMNLDEVVKEKRRVSIESSRTSFSSSCSSTFSSVDWNKTAKPEPSSLGYSNFLETPSQILPKKQPISPLHPRQQSLNLLDVVKDSITREACGLSVKTTTKAERTNHVLKHIDSPRPLQPSKPVKARVSGLDGSFPLKDTHRYSYDGRESRDTWKAAIKLKETPRLSLDSRQSSIRRSASESRSNYLLDDLERRNVKSSQTLDPPQEPGSNNRRTSGVVAKLMGLEDFPDSMAAINDQIRMTECCPDEDLDAMSTTSRKVDESKHNQVSRSPRTQRTPSPAPQLRSINAIVKPHTAFPLEPAPWRKTDGNGGSGKPASMFCEAQVQRKEQNLHPSLYGEIEKRLTEIEFKRSGKDLRALKQILDAMQTARESSKDASGLEPHTRNHSTDYRKLDQNSMSRLDCSQQSIHLTNPIIKGIGPLKNFESSGIFIKQAKVVQKTRNSRCSVIPIEGMPGLRKLRTNENANNGRNSVEKRSPNNLTPRNSHFREPYCQPLCSMDKRSNATICKQIQTSKSPQNKSRDDATSSGRSSSTASPRLQQKQHGMEKQSCSTTKISDSRRSRKHLGKQQIESSSPSTKGQQKSLIELSTETRQCDAISVQSESNISLTSEKDVEITSIDSSNKIYGAYQHEGPRSNIEARLTEDRSKAETTTATLEQPSPVSVLDTTFYREGSPSPIKKTSNAFKDESQDFDEAEWNPEDLQDLLNNKGSKPGIDFGREQSVNIKHLVHKLGQVNSKQDEPATDYVSSLCENTNPEHKYIVEILLASRLLFKDLVSSSAFIQLHPSGNLINPKLFFVLEQTKRRIGFSDDECTNEKIDHRKLIFDTVNEILVRKLSPAGYSEPWICPSNMGVKRLTGHKLLKEVCSEVDQLQARPNCSIHDEDDGSRSILSEDMVFQTLNWEDCHSEIPGLVLDIERMIFKDLISEVVSGEVAGHPGRPAVHCKRLFY; encoded by the exons ATGTCTGGCAAGGTACTGCATTCTCTGACGGACGAAAACCCAGATCTGCACAAGCAGGTTGGGTGCATGAACGGGATGTTTCAGGTCTTCAACCGGCGCCATTTCCTCACTGGCCGGCGAATCGGCAGCCGCGACAACAAGAGACTGCCTCCAG TTCAAAGTGGCAATCATGGAATGGAACCTGACAGCACAATGCAAAAAACAATG GAAATGAATCTGGACGAGGTTGTGAAAGAGAAGCGAAGAGTCTCAATCGAATCATCCAGGACCTCTTTTTcatcctcctgctcctccaccttcTCATCAGTTGATTGGAATAAAACAGCTAAACCAGAACCGTCTTCTTTGGGCTACAGCAATTTCCTTGAAACCCCATCTCAGATTTTACCCAAGAAACAGCCAATTTCTCCTTTGCACCCACGCCAGCAGTCCCTTAATCTCCTAGATGTTGTCAAGGACTCGATCACCAGAGAAGCATGTGGGTTATCAGTCAAGACTACGACTAAAGCAGAAAGAACGAACCATGTTCTGAAGCACATTGATTCGCCAAGGCCACTTCAGCCGTCTAAACCAGTGAAGGCAAGAGTTTCAGGTCTCGACGGATCATTCCCACTGAAGGATACTCATCGGTACTCTTACGATGGAAGGGAATCACGTGATACATGGAAAGCCGCAATAAAGCTCAAAGAGACTCCTAGACTATCCTTGGACAGCAGACAAAGTTCCATCAGGAGATCTGCCTCTGAATCTAGATCAAACTATCTTTTAGATGATTTAGAGCGGAGAAATGTGAAGTCCAGCCAAACCCTGGACCCACCCCAAGAGCCAGGAAGTAATAATAGGCGGACATCTGGTGTCGTAGCAAAGTTGATGGGCTTAGAAGATTTTCCAGATTCCATGGCTGCCATCAACGATCAGATAAGGATGACTGAATGCTGCCCAGATGAGGATCTCGATGCAATGTCCACCACATCACGAAAAGTTGATGAAAGCAAGCATAATCAAGTTTCTAGGTCTCCCAGAACTCAGAGGACACCTTCCCCAGCACCTCAGTTACGAAGTATAAATGCCATCGTGAAACCACACACGGCATTTCCGCTAGAACCAGCTCCATGGAGGAAGACAGACGGGAATGGAGGCTCTGGAAAACCTGCTTCCATGTTTTGTGAAGCTCAAGTCCAGAGAAAGGAGCAAAATCTGCACCCTTCTCTTTACGGAGAAATAGAGAAAAGGTTGACAGAAATTGAGTTCAAAAGATCTGGCAAGGATCTCAGAGCTCTTAAACAGATACTTGATGCAATGCAGACAGCGAGGGAGAGTTCAAAGGACGCCTCTGGATTGGAGCCTCACACAAGGAATCACAGTACAGATTACCGCAAACTTGACCAGAATTCAATGTCAAGGTTGGACTGCAGCCAGCAAAGCATCCATCTGACTAATCCTATCATTAAGGGGATTGGTCCTCTAAAGAACTTCGAATCCTCTGGCATTTTCATAAAACAAGCAAAAGTCGTCCAGAAAACAAGAAATTCACGTTGCTCTGTCATCCCAATTGAGGGTATGCCAGGCCTTCGCAAACTTCGGACCAATGAAAATGCAAACAACGGAAGGAATTCAGTTGAAAAGCGATCCCCCAATAATCTGACTCCACGGAACAGCCATTTTAGAGAACCTTATTGCCAGCCTCTTTGTTCCATGGACAAGAGAAGCAATGCCACAATATGCAAACAAATCCAAACTTCCAAGTCACCTCAAAACAAGAGCAGAGATGACGCCACAAGCTCTGGGCGAAGCTCATCAACAGCGAGCCCAAGATTGCAACAGAAGCAGCACGGGATGGAGAAGCAATCTTGTTCTACCACCAAGATATCTGATTCAAGAAGGTCCAGAAAGCATTTGGGTAAGCAGCAGATTGAATCAAGCTCCCCAAGTACAAAAGGCCAACAAAAATCTTTGATCGAGCTCAGTACTGAAACAAGACAGTGTGATGCTATTTCTGTACAATCAGAAAGCAATATAAGCTTGACCTCAGAGAAAGACGTAGAAATCACAAGTATTGACAGCTCAAATAAGATTTATGGTGCATACCAGCATGAAGGCCCGAGAAGTAAC ATAGAAGCAAGGTTGACTGAAGACAGATCAAAAGCTGAAACTACAACAGCAACTTTGGAACAGCCAAGCCCTGTCTCCGTTCTTGATACTACATTCTACAGAGAAGGATCACCATCTCCCATCAAAAAGACATCAAATGCTTTTAAAG ACGAGTCCCAAGATTTTGATGAAGCAGAATGGAATCCAGAGGATCTACAAGACTTGCTGAACAACAAAGGAAGCAAACCGGGCATtgattttggtcgagaacaATCAGTAAATATTAAGCACTTGGTTCATAAGCTCGGACAAGTGAACTCCAAACAAGATGAACCTGCCACAGATTACGTCAGTTCCCTCTGCGAGAACACAAATCCGGAGCACAAATATATTGTGGAGATATTGTTAGCATCACGGCTGCTCTTCAAAGATCTAGTCTCTAGCTCAGCATTCATTCAGCTCCACCCATCTGGCAATTTGATCAACCCCAAGTTGTTCTTTGTCCTGGAACAAACCAAGAGAAGGATCGGATTCTCAGATGACGAATGCACCAATGAAAAGATTGACCACCGAAAACTCATATTTGATACTGTCAATGAAATCCTTGTCCGCAAATTGTCTCCAGCAGGTTATTCTGAGCCGTGGATATGTCCAAGCAACATGGGTGTGAAAAGACTCACAGGACACAAGCTTCTGAAAGAAGTGTGTTCAGAGGTGGATCAACTCCAAGCTAGGCCTAACTGCAGCATACACGACGAGGATGATGGTTCGAGAAGCATCTTAAGCGAGGATATGGTGTTCCAAACACTAAATTGGGAAGACTGCCATTCTGAAATTCCAGGCTTAGTATTGGACATCGAGCGCATGATCTTCAAAGACCTGATTAGTGAGGTGGTGAGTGGCGAAGTCGCTGGTCACCCAGGAAGGCCAGCTGTGCATTGCAAGCGACTTTTTTACTGA